One part of the Vanessa cardui chromosome 2, ilVanCard2.1, whole genome shotgun sequence genome encodes these proteins:
- the LOC124539910 gene encoding leucine-rich repeat-containing protein 40 isoform X2, protein MALAVTRVILRCENAQETQELDLSECQLMQVPDAVYHLMRHTELKSCDLSGNVITKIPPKFTVKFSLITDLNLSNNQVAKLPDELCTLACLQRLDISHNTFVALPAIACQCPSLHTLLAHHNQIIEVDVDRLARSRALEYVDLSDNPIPPRTYEELKQLSRPSISISEREKEDWEEDLIM, encoded by the exons aTGGCACTAGCAGTCACACGAGTGATTTTGAGGTGTGAAAATGCACAAGAAACTCAGGAATTAG ATCTGTCAGAATGTCAGCTAATGCAAGTACCTGATGCAGTATACCACCTCATGCGACACACCGAGCTCAAGAGCTGCGACCTCAGTGGGAATGTTATTACAAAGATTCCACCAAAGTTCACTGTCAAATTTAGTTTAATCACAG atcTAAACCTATCAAATAATCAAGTAGCCAAGCTACCAGATGAACTCTGCACATTGGCGTGTTTGCAGCGCTTGGACATCTCGCACAACACATTTGTGGCTCTACCAGCCATCGCCTGCCAGTGCCCAAGTCTACACACATTATTAGCACACCATAATCAAATCATAG AAGTAGATGTGGACAGATTAGCAAGATCTCGAGCCCTTGAATATGTAGACCTAAGTGACAATCCCATTCCACCTCGAACATATGAAGAGTTAAAGCAGCTGAGCCGACCTTCAATATCTATTTCAGAAAGAGAAAAAGAAGACTGGGAGGAAGATCTCATCATGTAA
- the LOC124539931 gene encoding ATP synthase membrane subunit K, mitochondrial-like has translation MAGGDSVDESQLKGFSKYFNSMTNRGRANTAKATYAFFGVVILYFTLKPKSKK, from the exons atgGCTGGAGGAGATTCCGTTGATGAATCCCAATTGAAgggtttttcaaaatattttaacagtatGACAAATCGCGGCAGGGCTAat acGGCAAAGGCTACATATGCCTTCTTTGgtgtagttatattatatttcacacTCAAGCCAAAGTCTAAGAAGTAA